A single Pseudanabaenaceae cyanobacterium SKYG29 DNA region contains:
- a CDS encoding creatininase family protein has product MLLYLSTWQEVEAYLQRSQGIIIPIGSTEQHGPTGLIGTDFICAETIAKGISAQRDVMVGSTITIGMAEHHTAFPGTISLRPTTLILVLRDYITSLARHGFTRFFFINGHGGNINIMRTAFCELYSDLPHIRCQIANWWVGPEVSKLAKELYGDREGFHATPSEIALTMYAYPEAIKQAELAPLPNVGVKIYSPQDFRQRYPDGRMGSDPSLATVEHGKRFFEVAVKEIGEQYDKFLAEV; this is encoded by the coding sequence ATGCTCCTATATCTTTCCACTTGGCAAGAAGTTGAAGCTTACCTGCAGCGGTCTCAGGGTATCATCATTCCCATTGGTTCCACAGAACAACACGGTCCAACGGGCTTAATTGGTACGGATTTTATCTGTGCGGAAACGATCGCTAAAGGCATCAGTGCTCAACGGGATGTCATGGTGGGTTCTACTATCACGATCGGGATGGCGGAGCACCACACAGCTTTTCCAGGCACAATTAGTCTACGTCCTACCACGTTAATTCTGGTGTTGCGGGATTATATCACCTCCCTGGCAAGACATGGCTTTACGCGCTTTTTCTTTATCAATGGGCATGGCGGCAATATTAACATTATGCGTACTGCCTTTTGTGAACTCTACAGTGACTTACCCCACATCCGCTGTCAGATTGCCAATTGGTGGGTTGGTCCCGAGGTCAGCAAACTGGCAAAGGAACTCTACGGCGATCGGGAAGGTTTCCACGCCACGCCCAGCGAAATTGCTCTCACTATGTATGCCTACCCTGAAGCCATCAAACAGGCAGAGCTGGCTCCCCTGCCTAACGTGGGTGTGAAAATCTATAGCCCCCAGGACTTTCGCCAACGCTATCCCGATGGACGTATGGGGTCTGACCCCTCCCTGGCGACTGTAGAACACGGCAAACGCTTCTTTGAAGTGGCAGTCAAGGAGATTGGCGAGCAGTACGACAAATTTTTAGCGGAAGTGTAG
- a CDS encoding ABC transporter ATP-binding protein — translation MNDALLLTVNNLYGGYVPEVDILQGVSLFVQPGELVTIIGANGAGKSTLARAIFGLMRVSQGEITFDGRPIVGLPPEQLVRLGMGYVPQVANVFPSLTINENLEMGAFTSKQDTRAKKEEIYSIFPTLARKQRQKAGTLSGGERQMLAMGRALMVSPKLLILDEPSAALSPILVKEIFQLILRIKEQGTAILLVEQNARQALAIADRGYVMDSGKVAFTDTGKALLDNPKVVELYLGFSDD, via the coding sequence ATGAATGATGCCTTACTCCTTACCGTCAACAATTTGTATGGCGGCTATGTACCAGAAGTGGATATATTACAGGGGGTTTCCCTTTTTGTGCAACCAGGGGAATTAGTGACAATTATTGGTGCTAACGGTGCTGGTAAATCCACATTGGCAAGGGCAATATTTGGCTTGATGCGTGTCAGTCAGGGGGAGATTACATTTGATGGCAGACCGATCGTGGGCTTACCCCCTGAACAATTGGTGCGATTAGGGATGGGTTATGTGCCACAGGTTGCCAATGTTTTCCCCTCTTTAACTATCAATGAAAATTTAGAGATGGGAGCATTTACTAGCAAGCAGGATACAAGGGCAAAGAAGGAAGAAATTTACAGTATATTCCCTACTTTGGCGCGCAAACAAAGGCAAAAGGCGGGTACTCTTTCAGGGGGTGAGCGACAGATGTTAGCAATGGGACGGGCACTGATGGTATCCCCCAAACTGCTAATCCTAGATGAACCTTCTGCCGCTTTGTCCCCAATTTTGGTCAAGGAGATTTTTCAGTTAATCTTGCGCATTAAGGAACAGGGTACAGCAATTTTACTAGTAGAACAAAATGCCCGCCAGGCGCTAGCGATTGCCGATCGGGGGTATGTAATGGATAGTGGCAAAGTTGCGTTTACTGATACGGGCAAGGCTCTGTTAGATAATCCCAAAGTGGTGGAACTCTATCTCGGTTTTAGTGATGACTAA
- a CDS encoding GTPase domain-containing protein: protein MNDLPQFFSPGHELTNNGRIESLADRVLPLHLLVMGKVSTGKSSLLNALLGKARKNSPFKVRAESGVTQTLERWQLNPYLCLIDTPGLDYLHNSDWQLPPIDVGIFVVAGSADGRQRQHLDRLRELCPRVVVVLNKIDQYDKWQPFVLDRVMEQWRQALGIERIFPTCTFGFDPELDLSVQLDLRGIEDLKAELEKLLGSRWQERQKRKQVSLSTLVGIVTPTIRSIAESGSTSRRSPFIPGLLAIALGELHQLYYGRSLAGQETHQLLQILPSRGWYWLAEDNHFLLNTDRLRLAVLDSLALLVGAIQAWSSQQPLTPQLWETIRSNLSAYLEPELPSYWTKTIEDILTNQSVAAT from the coding sequence ATGAACGACTTGCCACAATTTTTCTCCCCTGGGCATGAATTGACTAACAACGGTCGAATCGAGAGCCTTGCCGACCGAGTGCTACCCCTCCATCTCCTGGTCATGGGCAAGGTGAGCACGGGTAAAAGTTCTTTACTCAATGCTCTGCTGGGCAAGGCACGCAAAAACTCCCCTTTCAAGGTGCGGGCGGAATCGGGCGTGACCCAAACCCTGGAACGCTGGCAACTCAATCCCTATCTCTGTCTGATTGATACCCCTGGCTTGGATTATCTCCACAACTCTGATTGGCAACTGCCCCCTATTGATGTTGGTATTTTTGTAGTAGCGGGTTCGGCGGACGGGCGGCAACGACAACATCTCGATCGCCTACGGGAGTTATGTCCTAGAGTAGTGGTCGTCCTCAACAAAATTGATCAGTACGACAAATGGCAACCCTTTGTCCTCGATCGGGTCATGGAGCAATGGCGGCAGGCGCTGGGGATTGAGCGGATTTTCCCTACCTGTACCTTTGGCTTTGACCCTGAGTTGGACTTGTCAGTACAGCTAGACCTGCGGGGTATAGAAGACCTCAAGGCAGAACTAGAGAAATTGCTAGGCAGTCGCTGGCAGGAACGGCAAAAACGTAAGCAGGTTTCCCTGTCTACCCTAGTTGGTATCGTCACACCCACTATCCGATCGATTGCCGAATCTGGTAGCACGAGCCGCCGCAGTCCTTTTATCCCTGGCTTACTGGCAATTGCTCTAGGAGAACTCCATCAGCTCTACTATGGGCGCTCTCTGGCTGGACAGGAAACCCACCAACTCCTCCAAATATTGCCCTCAAGGGGCTGGTACTGGCTGGCAGAGGATAACCACTTTCTGCTTAACACCGATCGGTTACGCCTGGCTGTTCTCGACAGTTTAGCTCTGTTGGTAGGAGCAATCCAAGCCTGGTCATCTCAGCAACCCCTGACTCCCCAGCTGTGGGAAACTATTCGCTCTAACCTCTCTGCCTACCTAGAACCAGAATTACCCAGTTATTGGACAAAAACGATCGAGGACATCCTAACTAATCAGTCTGTTGCAGCAACTTGA
- a CDS encoding rhomboid family intramembrane serine protease, producing MLPLYDDNPTRTTPIVVYTLVICNVAIFLYQVFNLSNQVLASMFFDTWAVVPKQLFSAPNREYFTLISYQFLHGGWGHIIGNMWYLWIFGNNVEDYLGKFRFIFFYLACGVVAAVVQSIFSANVNVPLVGASGSVSGVMGAYITKYPRAIVFTLIPPIFIVPLPAVILLGFWILGQTVYAFTALHSNVAFIAHVAGFVAGMVLVRTFSDEGDEA from the coding sequence ATGCTTCCCCTTTATGATGACAATCCCACCCGCACGACCCCCATCGTAGTCTATACTCTGGTTATTTGCAACGTGGCAATCTTTTTGTATCAGGTTTTTAACCTCAGCAATCAAGTTTTAGCTAGTATGTTTTTTGATACTTGGGCGGTGGTACCAAAACAACTATTTAGCGCCCCTAACCGCGAATATTTTACTCTAATTAGTTATCAATTTTTGCATGGGGGATGGGGTCATATTATCGGCAATATGTGGTATCTGTGGATTTTTGGCAACAATGTGGAAGACTATTTAGGCAAATTCAGGTTTATATTTTTCTATTTAGCCTGTGGCGTGGTTGCGGCAGTAGTACAGTCCATTTTCTCTGCTAATGTCAACGTGCCGTTAGTGGGGGCAAGTGGTTCCGTATCAGGAGTGATGGGGGCGTACATTACCAAATACCCTCGTGCTATAGTATTTACTCTTATTCCCCCTATTTTTATTGTTCCTTTACCTGCTGTAATTTTGCTAGGCTTTTGGATATTGGGACAGACAGTCTATGCCTTCACTGCGCTGCATTCTAATGTGGCATTTATTGCCCATGTCGCTGGCTTTGTTGCAGGGATGGTATTGGTAAGAACGTTCAGTGATGAGGGTGATGAAGCATGA
- a CDS encoding tetratricopeptide repeat protein → MAQRTARQWIIAIFSVLISLSFLGVSVVPLVISILSPPAPKPAPQETTLSPEEKIKVEIASYEKVLAKEPTNQFALENIVQLKTQIGDIKGTIPYLQTLANTYPEQTVYRLTLARTYQQLQETDKAITEYRNVLAIEPSNLNALQQLVETELSLNRVDSAIDLLQAAIEKSEAANKIKPNSADVASVKLFLGDTYLQLKRFDEAEATYRSVKESDPKDFRPILGEAFIKRELQQEEEAQKLFAKAKEMAPEQFHSRIDELAKPDK, encoded by the coding sequence GTGGCACAAAGGACAGCGCGGCAGTGGATTATTGCTATCTTTTCTGTTCTGATTTCCCTGTCTTTTCTGGGTGTATCTGTTGTTCCTCTAGTTATTAGTATTCTGTCACCCCCTGCCCCTAAACCTGCCCCCCAGGAAACCACCCTTTCACCAGAGGAGAAAATCAAGGTAGAGATTGCTAGCTACGAAAAAGTTTTGGCGAAAGAACCTACGAATCAGTTTGCCCTAGAAAATATTGTGCAATTGAAAACTCAAATTGGTGACATCAAAGGTACAATTCCCTATCTACAAACCCTAGCCAATACCTACCCCGAACAAACGGTCTATCGCCTAACTCTAGCTCGCACCTATCAGCAACTACAAGAGACAGACAAAGCAATTACGGAATATCGCAATGTGTTGGCAATCGAACCCAGTAATCTCAATGCTTTGCAGCAGTTAGTAGAGACTGAATTATCCCTCAATCGTGTGGACAGCGCCATTGACTTGTTGCAAGCAGCGATCGAAAAATCAGAAGCAGCGAACAAAATCAAACCTAACAGTGCTGATGTCGCCAGTGTCAAACTATTTTTAGGGGATACCTATCTGCAATTAAAGCGATTCGATGAGGCGGAAGCAACATATCGGTCTGTGAAAGAATCTGACCCCAAAGATTTTCGCCCCATACTGGGAGAGGCGTTTATTAAACGGGAATTACAGCAGGAAGAAGAAGCGCAAAAACTGTTTGCCAAGGCAAAAGAAATGGCACCAGAGCAATTCCACAGCCGTATTGATGAATTAGCTAAACCCGACAAATGA
- a CDS encoding sulfotransferase domain-containing protein produces MTKVNFLIVGTQKGGTTALAKFLSQHPDICLAPVKEVHFFDYDRHYHLGIDYYHSFFPNYRGQKLIGEATPIYMYLPHIAPRIAEYNPQMKLIVLLRNPIDRAYSHYQMELQRQWEILPFAVAIALEPLRLSLPQNLDAEKTAKRVCSYCHRGFYTAQLRNLYRYFPREQVLVLLQEDLANDHSSTLEKVYAFLGVESPPQLPPPDRVLVGNYQPLSPWLRQILKQYFRREIENLQRLLDRDLSHWLKSG; encoded by the coding sequence ATGACTAAGGTAAATTTCTTGATTGTCGGCACCCAAAAGGGAGGTACAACAGCTCTAGCTAAATTTCTCAGCCAACATCCTGATATTTGTCTAGCTCCTGTCAAGGAAGTGCATTTCTTTGACTACGATCGCCATTACCATTTAGGCATAGATTACTACCACAGTTTTTTCCCTAACTACAGGGGGCAAAAGTTAATCGGGGAAGCAACACCAATTTATATGTATTTACCCCACATTGCCCCTCGCATTGCTGAATATAATCCCCAGATGAAATTAATTGTTTTGCTGCGAAATCCCATCGATCGGGCCTATTCCCACTACCAAATGGAGTTACAAAGACAGTGGGAAATTTTGCCTTTTGCCGTTGCAATTGCCCTAGAGCCGCTGCGGCTGTCATTACCGCAAAATTTGGACGCAGAAAAAACAGCTAAACGGGTATGTTCCTATTGCCATCGCGGTTTTTATACTGCCCAATTACGGAATTTATATCGCTATTTCCCCAGGGAGCAGGTGTTAGTTTTGTTGCAGGAGGATTTAGCTAACGACCACTCAAGTACCCTAGAAAAAGTCTACGCCTTCTTAGGTGTGGAAAGTCCTCCCCAACTGCCCCCACCAGACCGAGTTTTAGTCGGCAATTATCAGCCCCTCTCCCCCTGGCTGCGCCAAATTCTCAAACAGTATTTTAGAAGGGAGATAGAAAATTTACAGCGCTTACTCGATCGGGACTTAAGCCATTGGCTCAAGAGCGGGTGA
- the radC gene encoding DNA repair protein RadC, whose product MTYSLRIKDLTAADRPRERLLAQGVSALSNAELLAILLGTGSGKLSAVGLGQLILQTIAKDEKADPLPYLQNISAEVLMQIPGVGPAKATTILAAIELGKRVFFSRPPDRTEVTEPSIAANALSHILMWQPQERLAVLLLDHRNRIIAQKLITIGTVNETIAHPRDIFGEVLRQGAVKLILGHNHPSGNTDPSPEDIRLTRQLLQAAKILDIPLLDHLILGNGTFTSMRSVTNLWEE is encoded by the coding sequence ATGACTTATTCTCTGCGCATTAAAGACCTAACTGCCGCCGATCGTCCCCGTGAAAGATTGCTAGCGCAAGGGGTCAGTGCTCTGTCCAACGCTGAATTATTAGCTATTCTCCTGGGGACAGGTTCAGGCAAACTATCTGCTGTTGGGTTGGGACAGTTAATCTTACAAACGATCGCAAAAGACGAGAAAGCTGATCCCCTCCCCTATTTGCAGAATATTTCTGCTGAAGTTTTGATGCAAATTCCAGGGGTAGGACCCGCCAAAGCCACAACAATTTTAGCGGCAATTGAATTAGGTAAGCGAGTGTTTTTTAGCCGTCCCCCCGATCGGACAGAGGTGACAGAACCGAGCATAGCGGCTAATGCTTTGAGCCATATTCTTATGTGGCAACCCCAGGAAAGATTAGCAGTCTTGTTACTAGACCATCGTAATCGCATTATTGCCCAGAAGCTAATTACTATCGGTACTGTCAATGAAACGATCGCCCATCCTAGAGACATTTTTGGGGAGGTTTTACGGCAGGGGGCAGTGAAATTAATTTTAGGGCACAATCATCCCAGCGGTAATACTGATCCCAGTCCCGAAGATATTAGATTAACCCGTCAATTATTGCAGGCGGCGAAAATTTTGGACATTCCCTTACTCGATCATTTAATCCTAGGTAATGGTACATTTACCAGTATGCGCAGTGTGACAAATCTGTGGGAGGAGTGA